The proteins below come from a single bacterium genomic window:
- a CDS encoding methylenetetrahydrofolate reductase, whose product MHITELIARRKQPLVSIEITPPEKGRSIAELFSSVDQLLPFRPTFITVTYHQQRIVYEDVGAGLIRKIPRRKNPGTVGICAAIANRYKIETVPHIICGGFDRYETEDALIDLQYLGFTNLFVIRGDPAPGFKEFIPEPDGHRFASELAAQIAAMNRGRYLEELDNAVPTDFCVGAAGYPEKHYEAPNLADDLRHLKDKVDAGADYVITQMIFAARPYLEFVDRARAIGIKVPIIPGIKPVTNAKQLVSIPREFHVDLPEELVSRITSAATPAEAARAGVEFTTRLCRDLLRQDVPGLHFYTMGRSRATAEVLKATFS is encoded by the coding sequence TTGCACATTACCGAGCTTATCGCGCGGCGGAAACAGCCGCTGGTCTCAATCGAAATCACCCCGCCCGAAAAGGGGAGGTCGATCGCCGAGCTGTTCAGCTCGGTGGATCAGTTGCTGCCGTTCCGCCCGACGTTCATCACCGTCACCTATCACCAGCAGCGGATCGTCTACGAGGACGTGGGCGCCGGTCTTATCAGAAAGATCCCGCGCCGCAAGAACCCCGGTACGGTCGGCATCTGCGCTGCCATTGCCAACCGCTACAAGATTGAGACGGTCCCGCACATCATCTGTGGAGGGTTCGACCGCTACGAAACCGAGGACGCGCTCATCGACCTGCAGTACCTTGGGTTCACCAACCTGTTCGTAATCCGCGGCGACCCGGCGCCGGGCTTCAAAGAGTTTATCCCCGAGCCCGACGGCCACCGGTTTGCGTCGGAACTTGCCGCCCAGATTGCGGCCATGAACCGGGGCCGGTATCTGGAGGAGCTGGACAACGCGGTGCCGACCGACTTCTGCGTCGGCGCCGCCGGCTATCCGGAGAAGCACTACGAGGCGCCGAACCTCGCCGACGACCTGCGCCACCTGAAGGACAAAGTCGACGCGGGCGCCGACTACGTCATCACCCAGATGATCTTCGCCGCCAGGCCGTACCTCGAGTTTGTCGATCGGGCGCGCGCCATCGGCATCAAGGTGCCTATCATCCCCGGCATCAAGCCGGTCACGAACGCGAAGCAGCTCGTCTCGATACCACGCGAATTCCACGTTGACCTGCCCGAGGAATTGGTGAGCCGTATCACCAGCGCGGCCACCCCGGCCGAAGCCGCCCGCGCCGGCGTCGAGTTCACCACGCGGCTCTGTCGCGACCTGCTCCGGCAGGACGTGCCCGGCCTGCATTTCTACACCATGGGCCGGAGCCGGGCCACCGCCGAGGTCCTGAAGGCGACCTTCAGTTGA
- the hypF gene encoding carbamoyltransferase HypF — MGLLLVNGYRAVVRGQVQGLGFRPFVYRLAADLGVRGFVRNSSRGVVILAQGRNARRFLDQIRQDPPPLAVITSFSIARSRTRPFRGFSIRTSRTEDGTGVDVIPDLAVCPDCLREARDPHDRRYRYPFTNCTQCGPRYTIIQRLPYDRPNTTMAGFRMCAQCLGEYTDPSSRRYHAQPIACPNCGPTLAVRAARSREASRPPIEAAACALLDGRIVAIKSLGGFQLACDATNGRSVELLRARKRRPAKPFALMCENVVVARRFCRVSRSAEEVMVSAAAPIALLPKSPRPTVIIANAVAPGNRRLGVMLPYTPLHVLLFEQLRRESGKPAVLVMTSANHKEDPIIADDAQLASELGAVPDMVLTHDRPIANRCDDSVVLTDMGVPSPVVSVRRARGYAPQPVRLGRLFHVKHPVLAVGAEYKNAFALARGGQVFLGPHIGTVTTAAGTRFWLDTFARYTEWTRVQPEVVAADLHPDYAAARLAEQLSSDLGVPLVRVQHHHAHVLSAMAEHDIAYPVLGIAFDGTGYGTDGAIWGGEFLLVRDRANWQRVGHLGYLSLANAGDEVADPARVARTYLIQARAWERSGVSSTSAIGVLLTSSMGRLFDAAAAMTGACRSASFDGQAPTALEALAESSERGHWYSPDLLDLSASPALLRPEPILLHVARETSAGVRPATVAARFHNTLSQAAVALAGFLCDRHGIAAVCLSGGSFQNSLLLRGVVTGLRSLGKRVYWNQAVPLNDGGIALGQAVAAAACLSQRHSS, encoded by the coding sequence ATGGGGCTTCTGTTGGTCAACGGCTACCGGGCTGTAGTCCGAGGCCAGGTCCAAGGGTTAGGATTCCGGCCCTTCGTCTATCGCTTGGCCGCAGATCTCGGCGTGCGCGGGTTCGTTCGCAACTCTAGCCGCGGAGTAGTCATCTTGGCGCAGGGCAGGAACGCTCGTCGGTTCCTCGACCAGATTAGGCAGGATCCACCACCGCTGGCCGTCATCACGTCGTTCAGCATTGCACGCTCACGGACTCGACCGTTCAGAGGCTTCTCCATCCGGACGAGTCGCACCGAGGACGGCACCGGCGTGGACGTCATACCCGACCTCGCCGTCTGCCCGGACTGCCTTCGCGAGGCCAGGGATCCGCATGACCGCCGCTACCGATATCCTTTCACCAACTGCACGCAATGCGGCCCGCGCTACACGATCATCCAGCGTCTTCCCTATGATCGGCCAAACACCACGATGGCGGGCTTCAGGATGTGCGCGCAGTGTCTAGGGGAATACACCGACCCGTCCAGCCGGCGCTACCACGCGCAGCCCATCGCCTGCCCAAACTGCGGACCCACGCTCGCCGTTCGTGCAGCCCGAAGTAGAGAGGCGTCTCGCCCCCCCATAGAGGCGGCGGCGTGCGCCCTGCTGGATGGCAGGATCGTGGCCATCAAGAGCCTGGGCGGGTTCCAGCTTGCATGCGACGCGACGAACGGCCGCTCGGTAGAACTGCTGCGCGCGAGGAAGCGGCGGCCCGCCAAGCCGTTCGCGTTGATGTGCGAGAACGTGGTCGTTGCCCGCCGGTTCTGCCGCGTGTCTCGGTCAGCCGAGGAAGTCATGGTTTCAGCCGCTGCGCCGATTGCGCTGCTGCCGAAGTCGCCCCGCCCGACGGTTATCATCGCGAACGCCGTGGCCCCAGGCAACCGTCGCCTCGGTGTGATGCTGCCGTACACGCCGCTCCACGTGCTCCTGTTCGAGCAACTCCGCCGTGAGTCGGGCAAGCCGGCTGTGCTCGTGATGACCAGCGCCAATCATAAGGAAGACCCCATCATCGCCGACGACGCGCAATTGGCAAGTGAGCTGGGCGCCGTACCCGACATGGTCCTGACGCACGACCGGCCGATAGCCAACCGCTGCGACGACTCGGTGGTGCTCACCGACATGGGCGTGCCTTCGCCGGTCGTTTCGGTCAGACGCGCGCGTGGCTACGCGCCGCAGCCTGTCCGGCTGGGTCGGCTGTTTCACGTGAAACATCCGGTCCTCGCGGTCGGGGCAGAATACAAGAACGCTTTCGCGCTGGCCCGTGGTGGCCAGGTATTCCTAGGCCCCCATATCGGGACGGTCACGACCGCAGCCGGCACGCGTTTCTGGCTCGACACGTTTGCGCGTTATACCGAGTGGACCCGGGTACAACCGGAGGTCGTGGCAGCCGACTTGCACCCGGACTACGCGGCAGCAAGGCTGGCTGAGCAGTTGAGCAGCGACCTCGGGGTGCCTTTGGTGCGGGTTCAGCATCATCACGCACACGTTCTGTCTGCCATGGCGGAACACGACATAGCATACCCCGTTCTCGGCATCGCCTTCGACGGAACCGGCTACGGGACAGATGGCGCAATCTGGGGAGGAGAATTTCTGCTCGTTCGCGACAGAGCTAACTGGCAGCGTGTTGGACACTTAGGCTACCTCAGCCTTGCGAACGCGGGCGATGAGGTGGCTGACCCAGCCCGCGTAGCGCGCACCTATCTGATTCAGGCTCGCGCGTGGGAACGGAGCGGTGTCAGTTCCACCAGTGCGATTGGGGTGCTTCTGACGTCGTCCATGGGACGTCTGTTCGATGCCGCCGCCGCAATGACCGGCGCCTGCCGCTCCGCGTCCTTTGACGGACAAGCGCCGACTGCGCTGGAGGCGCTGGCCGAGTCAAGCGAACGCGGACATTGGTACTCGCCCGACCTGCTCGACCTGTCGGCCTCCCCCGCTCTGCTCCGGCCTGAGCCCATCCTTCTACATGTTGCACGTGAAACATCCGCCGGTGTGCGCCCGGCGACAGTCGCAGCGCGGTTCCACAACACGCTGTCCCAGGCCGCGGTCGCCCTCGCCGGCTTCCTCTGCGATCGCCATGGGATCGCGGCCGTCTGCCTGTCCGGCGGTTCCTTTCAGAACTCGCTGCTCCTTCGCGGCGTAGTAACCGGTTTGCGCTCTCTCGGCAAGCGGGTGTACTGGAATCAAGCCGTTCCGCTCAACGACGGCGGCATCGCGCTCGGTCAGGCTGTCGCCGCTGCCGCCTGCCTCTCGCAGCGCCACTCCTCCTGA
- the dnaA gene encoding chromosomal replication initiator protein DnaA, producing the protein MGVAESDIRPPAEQEVQIDAGKLWTDIIDYVRPRVSREGFDTWLAPTRGRTVSGGTLEVEVPNSFFADWLSQHYSAEIRAALASISPLELSVSFRPLGADNPEVLIRRAPARRPIMRQSGNRLQPHLSFANFVVGESNRLAVAAARSVAEQPGASYNPLFIYGGVGLGKTHLAQAIGNQALGSKPNLKVYYTAADDLFLELILAIEKNTRLEFKNKYRGLDLLVLDDIHYLVGKERLQEEVFYIFNSLHDTGSQIVFTSDRPPQDISTLEGRLASRLGSGLVVDIQPPELETRIAILKQKAALDRAELPDEVAYFIAARIRTSVRALEGSWIRLLALASLDGRPITVNLAEEALKDLVREEEPPDQNHIIKACAEQFGVTVKDITNGGRTKQLALARQVAMYALRSKLSLSLKEIGGLFDNKDHTTVMHAIKRVADLKVKDPAFSARLDKLLKETSRGEPR; encoded by the coding sequence ATGGGTGTGGCTGAAAGCGACATACGACCGCCCGCCGAGCAAGAAGTCCAGATCGACGCGGGAAAACTATGGACCGACATCATCGACTACGTGCGGCCACGGGTAAGTCGAGAAGGCTTCGATACTTGGCTTGCTCCGACGAGGGGGCGCACGGTGTCGGGCGGTACTCTCGAAGTGGAGGTTCCCAACTCTTTCTTCGCCGACTGGTTGAGCCAGCACTATTCGGCTGAGATCCGCGCCGCGCTCGCCAGCATATCGCCATTGGAATTGTCCGTGTCATTCCGCCCGCTGGGGGCAGACAACCCCGAGGTTCTGATTCGCCGCGCTCCGGCACGACGCCCGATCATGAGGCAGAGCGGGAACCGGCTCCAGCCTCATCTCTCCTTCGCGAACTTTGTCGTCGGTGAGTCCAATCGCCTGGCGGTGGCGGCGGCGCGCAGCGTTGCTGAGCAGCCCGGCGCCAGCTACAATCCGCTCTTCATCTACGGCGGCGTAGGCTTGGGCAAGACCCACCTGGCTCAGGCCATCGGCAACCAGGCGCTGGGTTCAAAGCCTAACCTCAAGGTCTACTACACTGCCGCCGATGACCTCTTCCTCGAGCTCATCCTTGCCATAGAGAAGAACACACGGCTGGAGTTCAAGAACAAATACCGCGGCCTTGATCTCCTTGTGCTCGACGACATTCACTATCTTGTAGGTAAGGAGCGGCTGCAGGAGGAGGTTTTCTACATCTTCAACTCGCTCCACGACACGGGCAGCCAGATAGTGTTCACCAGCGACCGTCCGCCACAGGACATCTCGACACTCGAGGGACGGTTGGCCTCCAGGCTTGGTTCGGGACTTGTTGTCGACATTCAGCCGCCCGAACTGGAGACGCGCATTGCCATCCTAAAACAAAAGGCGGCGCTGGATCGGGCCGAGTTACCTGACGAGGTGGCCTACTTCATCGCGGCGCGCATAAGGACGAGCGTCCGCGCGCTCGAGGGGAGTTGGATTCGGCTGCTGGCGCTTGCCTCGCTGGATGGCCGACCCATCACCGTCAACCTTGCCGAGGAGGCGCTAAAGGACTTGGTAAGAGAGGAAGAGCCGCCGGACCAAAACCACATCATCAAGGCATGCGCGGAACAATTCGGGGTCACGGTCAAGGACATTACTAACGGCGGCCGGACCAAACAACTGGCTCTCGCCCGCCAAGTGGCGATGTACGCGCTGCGGTCGAAGCTCAGCCTGTCTCTGAAGGAAATCGGTGGGCTCTTCGACAACAAAGACCATACCACTGTCATGCACGCGATCAAGCGCGTGGCTGATCTCAAGGTAAAGGACCCGGCTTTTTCTGCCAGGCTGGATAAGCTGCTGAAGGAGACAAGTCGTGGAGAACCACGTTGA
- a CDS encoding HAD-IA family hydrolase gives MANVNYHAVLFDLDGTLVDSGRDIIDSIRFTLDQVFPGRNKPSDEEILLMVGRPLESIVCELGYPVDDENTRRFVDTYRCYYAQHYNDSTKPYPGVEAMLQDLKSAGVKLGLVTTKHQTQAELTLAGLGLAGYFNDVYGWDEGRKHKPDPEPVRVSLSRIQVAPELALMVGDAELDIQSATAAGVDTCAVTYGFRPAWFLKSFNPCFLVARSADIVPIVISVGRDEPRFVA, from the coding sequence GTGGCCAACGTCAATTATCACGCCGTTCTTTTCGACCTTGACGGGACCCTCGTCGACTCGGGCCGTGACATCATCGATTCGATCCGGTTCACCTTGGACCAGGTCTTTCCCGGTCGCAACAAACCGAGCGACGAAGAGATACTGCTCATGGTCGGCCGTCCGCTGGAGTCGATCGTCTGTGAGCTAGGCTATCCGGTAGACGACGAGAACACGCGCCGTTTCGTAGACACTTACCGTTGCTACTACGCACAACACTACAACGACAGCACAAAGCCATACCCGGGTGTGGAGGCGATGCTTCAAGACCTGAAGAGCGCAGGTGTCAAACTGGGGCTGGTCACCACGAAACACCAGACGCAGGCCGAATTAACGTTGGCAGGCCTCGGTCTGGCGGGCTACTTCAACGACGTCTATGGCTGGGATGAGGGTCGCAAACACAAGCCCGATCCTGAACCGGTTCGGGTCTCACTGAGCAGAATACAGGTAGCGCCGGAACTCGCGCTCATGGTTGGAGACGCCGAACTGGACATCCAATCCGCCACGGCCGCGGGGGTCGACACGTGTGCCGTTACGTACGGATTCAGGCCGGCTTGGTTTCTCAAGTCCTTCAACCCCTGCTTCCTGGTTGCCCGCTCCGCCGACATAGTACCGATAGTGATCTCCGTGGGGAGAGATGAGCCACGGTTTGTCGCATGA
- a CDS encoding PAS domain S-box protein codes for MIPKQPDNTFPFDVDVDFQTGDIVFAVDRLGSVVYWNGVAESTSGFRADEVLGKHYVSACGFERGVVDLAAILDGRDFTGGVRCHVRGGGDAMLYLFATVGRDRTGRPAGVVFVGRDVTGLWRAEEIAQAAADKYRLLFENTPDAVAIADMEGHVLEANPACLRLYGYAAADVKGVELADVVVPEDRREAAKAMASLAAGMPATRTIRVRRRDGGQFVAELAASVVVLGGERRIVLVTRDVTDRVRAEAARNQSERMYRAVFEAANDAVFIESVDGRILDVNRNGCELLGYRRNELVNMSVSDLVPVEARAWLSLVTDTILRVRAFRAEAVNLHKSGRHIPVEVSASAMELDGRTVVLAIVRDISQRRQAEQVLRESEEKFRIVAEQSPNMIFINRQGRVAYVNQKGADVMGYTREEFYAPGFDFTGLIAPESVAQVRKVYARHASGEDVGPYEHTLVTKEGQRIESIITTKLIDYEGAKAILGIVTDITDRKRIERRLRDSEEQFRRLVELSPDGVAVHQDGQVVLANPAGARILGYERPDQMIGREVLDFLHPEERPAMLDRMARALADGQAPSASEAHFRRRDGSYVQLEVANARIEWKGSPAVQVVFRDVTERKRAEQALAASEERYRNLVESSPDGIAVYQDGVVVLANRASAKLLGYHNGADLVGRRAESFVVAEDLPRVDEQGELLRGGAATVSLKVRFLCRSGDVLLTDVAGAITTWRGQPAVQIMVRPLSNRPG; via the coding sequence ATGATTCCGAAACAACCAGACAACACTTTTCCCTTTGATGTCGACGTTGATTTCCAAACCGGCGACATCGTCTTTGCCGTAGACCGGCTGGGGAGCGTCGTATACTGGAATGGGGTGGCGGAATCGACCTCCGGGTTCAGAGCAGACGAAGTGCTCGGGAAGCACTACGTGTCTGCCTGCGGGTTTGAACGGGGCGTCGTGGACTTGGCGGCCATACTCGATGGACGCGACTTCACCGGAGGCGTCCGGTGCCACGTGCGGGGTGGAGGAGACGCGATGCTGTACCTGTTCGCGACGGTCGGGCGCGACCGGACAGGTAGACCGGCCGGCGTCGTCTTCGTCGGGCGCGACGTGACCGGCCTCTGGCGCGCCGAGGAGATAGCTCAGGCAGCCGCCGACAAGTACCGCCTGCTATTCGAGAACACACCTGACGCGGTGGCGATTGCGGATATGGAAGGGCACGTGCTTGAAGCCAACCCCGCGTGCCTCCGGCTGTACGGCTACGCTGCGGCGGATGTTAAGGGTGTGGAACTCGCCGACGTGGTAGTACCCGAGGATCGCCGCGAGGCCGCCAAGGCGATGGCGAGCCTGGCCGCTGGCATGCCGGCGACCAGGACGATCCGCGTGCGCAGGAGGGACGGCGGCCAATTCGTGGCTGAGCTCGCGGCGTCAGTTGTAGTACTCGGCGGTGAGCGCCGGATAGTGTTAGTCACGCGCGACGTCACCGATCGGGTTCGCGCCGAAGCAGCGCGCAACCAGTCGGAGCGGATGTACCGCGCGGTCTTCGAGGCGGCGAACGACGCGGTCTTCATCGAGTCAGTGGACGGGCGGATCCTCGACGTAAATCGGAACGGCTGCGAGCTGCTGGGCTACCGAAGGAATGAGCTCGTCAATATGAGCGTATCGGACCTGGTTCCGGTCGAGGCGCGGGCCTGGCTGTCGCTGGTCACCGACACGATCCTCCGCGTCCGTGCCTTCCGGGCCGAGGCCGTGAACCTGCACAAGAGCGGGCGTCATATCCCGGTAGAGGTGAGCGCGTCGGCGATGGAACTGGACGGCAGGACGGTGGTGCTGGCCATCGTCCGCGACATCTCCCAGCGCAGGCAGGCGGAGCAGGTGCTGCGCGAGAGCGAAGAGAAATTCCGCATCGTCGCCGAGCAGTCACCCAACATGATTTTCATCAATCGCCAGGGTCGTGTGGCGTATGTCAACCAGAAGGGCGCGGATGTCATGGGGTACACTCGGGAAGAGTTCTACGCCCCGGGGTTCGACTTCACGGGCCTGATTGCGCCCGAGTCCGTGGCACAGGTCCGGAAGGTCTACGCCCGGCATGCCAGCGGCGAGGACGTGGGGCCGTATGAACACACGCTGGTTACGAAAGAAGGTCAGCGCATCGAGTCAATCATCACGACCAAGCTCATCGACTATGAAGGCGCCAAGGCGATACTCGGCATTGTCACCGACATCACGGATCGGAAGCGGATTGAGCGGCGGCTGCGAGATTCGGAGGAGCAATTCCGAAGGTTGGTCGAGTTGTCGCCGGACGGTGTCGCGGTGCACCAGGACGGCCAGGTCGTGCTGGCCAACCCGGCTGGCGCTAGAATCCTGGGCTATGAGCGGCCGGACCAGATGATCGGCCGGGAGGTACTCGATTTCCTGCATCCGGAGGAACGTCCCGCTATGCTCGATCGGATGGCGAGAGCTTTGGCGGACGGCCAGGCGCCGAGTGCGTCCGAGGCCCATTTCCGTCGACGGGATGGGAGCTACGTGCAGCTTGAAGTAGCCAACGCACGCATCGAATGGAAAGGAAGCCCCGCGGTACAGGTCGTTTTCCGCGACGTGACCGAACGGAAGCGAGCGGAACAGGCCCTCGCCGCCTCTGAGGAACGCTACCGCAACCTGGTTGAATCGTCGCCGGACGGTATTGCCGTGTATCAGGACGGGGTCGTCGTCCTGGCAAACCGTGCCAGCGCCAAGCTGCTCGGTTATCACAACGGGGCAGACTTGGTTGGGCGGCGGGCCGAGAGCTTTGTCGTAGCTGAGGATCTGCCGCGGGTCGACGAACAGGGCGAGCTACTCAGAGGCGGTGCCGCGACCGTCTCCTTGAAAGTAAGATTCCTATGCCGCAGCGGAGACGTACTCCTGACCGACGTGGCTGGCGCAATCACTACTTGGCGCGGACAGCCGGCAGTACAGATCATGGTGCGGCCGCTGTCGAATCGACCTGGATAG
- a CDS encoding glycosyltransferase family 39 protein has translation MRLRTGHTIWLPLAGAALYVAAFLALYPRTTAVVDEDAYLTEALLFRSGHLFYDGSPIPAPHMTVESGGHLTSKYPPGNSLFLMPFTLLGWRGVFVSGMLLALLGTAIFSLTLRRLEPEADPAAALLYLFYPAVVLMSRTVMSDLLAATLVLAAFYCLLRRGRWLFASGLALGLACLVRYSNAIFVLVFLVLALQRAGSRLRSALFMLAGIVPFAALIAAYNAFAYGSPLSFPMYLTGNFSPVYFPHNAWYYGTALLTLYPLMLLAPIAAGKGRRLLLGLPAYTLVALYCFFSYTYDVPSLAARLTVGIRYLLPAVPFFLLAYVLAADRMLGRLHARRLVYAAVAGMALLSVAIQKSHDRHLKVQAAYQRLLLDNVPDSALLLCNKDVSELAGYAWGWRDYRHISEFGVPVPLDTALAGSRPLYAALAGKHGDDDLVELTLFDALLARFPERTLITQTRAPWSFRLYRLR, from the coding sequence GTGAGACTTCGGACCGGCCACACGATTTGGCTGCCGCTTGCGGGCGCCGCCCTGTATGTTGCAGCTTTTCTGGCCCTTTACCCGCGTACGACGGCGGTCGTTGACGAGGACGCCTATCTGACCGAAGCGCTGCTGTTCCGCTCCGGCCATCTCTTCTACGACGGCTCGCCCATCCCTGCCCCGCACATGACGGTCGAGTCGGGCGGCCACCTCACGAGCAAGTACCCGCCGGGCAACTCGCTCTTCCTGATGCCATTCACGCTCCTGGGCTGGCGTGGCGTATTCGTCTCGGGGATGCTGCTCGCTCTCCTCGGGACAGCGATCTTCTCGCTGACGTTGCGGCGGCTTGAGCCCGAAGCCGACCCGGCCGCCGCATTGCTCTACCTGTTCTACCCTGCAGTCGTGCTGATGTCGCGGACGGTGATGAGCGACCTACTGGCCGCCACCCTCGTGCTAGCCGCGTTCTACTGCCTACTGCGCCGGGGACGCTGGCTATTCGCTTCGGGGCTGGCGCTTGGCCTTGCCTGTCTAGTGCGGTACTCGAACGCCATCTTCGTGCTCGTATTTCTGGTCCTCGCCCTGCAGCGGGCAGGATCGCGGCTGCGGTCGGCCCTGTTCATGCTTGCCGGGATTGTCCCGTTCGCCGCGTTGATAGCCGCATACAACGCATTCGCCTACGGCTCTCCCCTATCCTTTCCGATGTATCTCACCGGCAACTTCTCCCCTGTCTACTTCCCGCACAACGCCTGGTACTACGGGACCGCGCTCCTGACACTCTACCCGCTCATGCTCCTTGCGCCGATCGCCGCTGGCAAAGGTCGCAGGCTGCTACTTGGCCTGCCCGCATATACGCTGGTTGCGCTCTACTGCTTCTTCTCATACACCTACGACGTCCCCAGCCTGGCGGCGCGGCTCACCGTCGGGATACGCTACCTCCTGCCCGCGGTGCCGTTCTTCCTCCTCGCATACGTGCTGGCTGCGGATCGCATGCTCGGGCGACTCCACGCGCGCCGGCTCGTGTACGCCGCCGTGGCCGGGATGGCGCTCCTGAGCGTCGCCATCCAGAAAAGTCACGACCGCCACCTGAAGGTGCAGGCGGCCTACCAACGTCTACTGCTGGACAATGTCCCCGATTCCGCACTACTGCTCTGCAATAAAGACGTGTCCGAGCTGGCAGGCTATGCGTGGGGCTGGCGTGACTACCGCCACATCTCCGAGTTCGGGGTCCCGGTCCCGCTGGACACGGCGCTCGCCGGCAGTCGACCGCTCTACGCTGCCCTTGCGGGCAAGCACGGGGACGACGACCTGGTGGAGTTGACGCTGTTCGATGCCCTGCTCGCCAGATTCCCTGAGCGCACCCTTATCACCCAGACACGAGCGCCCTGGTCCTTCAGACTCTACCGGCTAAGATAG
- a CDS encoding peptidylprolyl isomerase: MLSDMRKQIRVVMFIVAAAFIAGFLMSELWKMIGTRGSIRHSQNPEGYVGKIGDHNVTTDEWRAAVSYMTDQYKSQNRLRDLDNDDYKTVDDQAWRYLVSQLTWAKVLKAENIQVTQDEVMEIMRANPPADLRDRPDLMTDGKFDRDKYDQLMKSPDNREYFTRYFQQIAEMLPKEKFRIDVLSAYRTTSPEIQDGLTAANTTWKTTSLYFGPQALKEKSEPTEAEARAWYDAHKETFRSKQSRQLSYVFFPLAITRDDSDAARQSIDHAYAGLMKGDTFSNAALDVSDFEYDSAAAWVARAQLDKTTDSALAKLKPRQFSPPFLATYGWQIVQLDSLKKDSVMFHRIVVRVKMGSEALATARDSVRTFIEKAAAGKFDSVATQFGLTVQKTKPLVGDQKELPGLEVESPSQLLLWAKTAKPGQVFDQPQGGANGYYVFALADVKPAGIQEFDKVKQAATWHARQDKEKQAWLTMAKQALAAIKAGKTLEQYAQENPGVELQNDSFSGIEDCRGKKGPEFAGVLAALNPGDKYGVVDADWGAFIIRCDQRSSAGTLAASDYVDQRRSKVGQDLMQAELTAPEIKDFRDALAD; the protein is encoded by the coding sequence ATGCTAAGCGATATGCGCAAGCAGATCCGTGTCGTCATGTTCATTGTGGCCGCGGCCTTCATCGCCGGCTTCCTGATGAGCGAGCTCTGGAAGATGATCGGCACCCGCGGCTCGATCCGTCACTCCCAGAACCCCGAGGGCTACGTCGGCAAGATCGGCGACCACAACGTTACCACTGATGAGTGGCGGGCAGCGGTCAGCTACATGACCGATCAGTACAAGAGCCAGAACCGCTTGCGCGACTTGGACAACGATGACTACAAGACGGTCGACGATCAGGCGTGGCGGTACCTTGTCAGTCAGTTGACCTGGGCCAAGGTGCTCAAGGCCGAGAATATCCAGGTCACCCAGGACGAGGTGATGGAAATCATGCGCGCTAATCCGCCGGCCGACCTGCGCGATCGCCCCGACTTGATGACCGACGGGAAGTTCGACCGCGACAAGTACGACCAGCTCATGAAGTCGCCGGACAATCGCGAGTACTTCACCAGGTATTTCCAGCAGATTGCGGAAATGCTGCCCAAAGAGAAATTCCGCATCGATGTGCTCAGCGCCTATCGTACCACGAGCCCCGAAATCCAGGACGGGCTCACCGCCGCCAATACGACCTGGAAGACAACCTCGCTCTACTTCGGACCGCAAGCTCTGAAGGAGAAGTCCGAGCCGACCGAGGCCGAGGCCAGAGCCTGGTACGATGCCCACAAGGAGACGTTCCGCAGCAAGCAGTCGAGGCAGCTCAGCTACGTCTTCTTCCCGCTGGCAATAACCCGCGATGACTCGGACGCTGCCAGGCAATCCATCGACCACGCCTATGCCGGGCTCATGAAGGGCGACACGTTCAGCAACGCGGCGCTCGACGTCAGCGACTTCGAGTACGACTCAGCGGCTGCCTGGGTTGCGCGCGCCCAGCTCGACAAGACGACCGATAGCGCCCTGGCCAAGCTGAAGCCGCGCCAGTTCAGCCCGCCCTTCCTGGCCACGTACGGGTGGCAGATCGTCCAGCTCGACAGCCTGAAGAAGGATTCGGTCATGTTCCACCGCATCGTGGTCCGGGTAAAGATGGGCAGCGAGGCGCTCGCCACCGCCCGCGATTCCGTGCGCACCTTCATCGAGAAAGCCGCCGCGGGGAAGTTCGACTCGGTCGCCACTCAGTTCGGCCTGACCGTGCAAAAGACGAAACCGCTGGTCGGCGACCAGAAAGAGCTGCCCGGTCTCGAAGTCGAGAGCCCGTCCCAGCTCCTTCTCTGGGCCAAAACGGCCAAACCCGGCCAGGTTTTTGACCAGCCGCAGGGCGGGGCGAACGGCTACTATGTATTCGCGCTCGCCGACGTGAAGCCGGCCGGGATTCAGGAATTTGACAAGGTCAAACAGGCCGCCACCTGGCACGCACGTCAGGACAAGGAGAAGCAGGCCTGGCTGACCATGGCCAAGCAGGCGCTCGCGGCGATTAAGGCCGGAAAGACCCTTGAGCAGTATGCTCAGGAGAATCCGGGCGTGGAGTTGCAGAACGACTCGTTCAGCGGGATTGAAGACTGCCGCGGCAAGAAAGGCCCCGAGTTTGCCGGCGTTTTGGCCGCGCTCAACCCCGGCGACAAGTACGGGGTGGTCGACGCCGACTGGGGAGCTTTCATAATTCGCTGCGACCAGCGGAGCTCAGCCGGGACCCTGGCTGCATCCGACTATGTCGACCAACGCCGATCGAAGGTAGGTCAGGATCTGATGCAAGCGGAGCTCACTGCGCCGGAGATCAAAGACTTTCGGGACGCACTGGCGGATTGA